The Mycolicibacterium smegmatis genome has a window encoding:
- a CDS encoding glycosyltransferase family 1 protein — translation MKALRRFTVRTHLPERLAALERLSINLRWSWHKPTQDLFATIDPEQWARNDGDPVALLGSVSPKRLDELAADHSFLDRLDELAADLDNYLTRPLWYQQQLDTGVAMPKGIAYFSMEFGVASVLPNYSGGLGILAGDHLKSASDLGLPLIAVGLYYRSGYFRQSLTADGWQHENYPSLDPQGLPLRLLTAADGDPVLIELALPEGRDLRARVWIAQVGRIPLLLLDSDIPENEHDLRGTTDRLYGGDQEHRIKQEILAGIGGVRAIRAFTEIEGLPAPEVFHMNEGHAGFLGAERIRELVAAGLDFDTALAVVRSSTVFTTHTPVPAGIDRFPVDMVKRYFGSPPGGPADSRLLPGVPLDRVIAFGAEDDPSKFNMAHMGLRLAQRANGVSLLHGRVSRSMFNELWPGFDADEVPIGSITNGVHAPTWAAPQWLRLGRELIGGELAESALESEVWERLQQVEPGHLWWIRSQLRETLIADVRARLRRSCLERGAAEAELGWIATAFDPSVLTIGFARRVPTYKRLTLMLRDPERLERLLLDPDRPVQLIVAGKSHPADDGGKALIQQVVRFADRPEVRHRIAFLPDYDMSMARLLYWGCDVWLNNPLRPLEACGTSGMKSALNGGLNLSIRDGWWDEWFDGENGWEIPTADGLDDARRDDLEAAALYDLLENAVAPKFYERDEHGVPTRWVEMVRHTLQVLGPKVLASRMVRDYTEKYYLPAAESLRRTVEAASGEPFGAARELAEFRKRVEEAWPKVQITDVDSYGLPDTPLLGCELTLTATVQLAGLRPDEVVVQAVLGRVDDTDAIVDPVKVPMAHKGPDGNGTDVFSACTPLPVAGPVGYTVRVLPHHRLLAGDNELGLVTLA, via the coding sequence GTGAAAGCCCTTCGCAGGTTCACCGTCCGCACGCATCTCCCGGAGCGGCTGGCAGCCCTTGAGCGCCTGTCGATCAACCTCCGCTGGTCGTGGCACAAACCGACCCAGGATCTGTTTGCGACGATCGATCCGGAACAGTGGGCGCGCAACGACGGGGATCCGGTCGCACTGCTCGGATCGGTCAGCCCCAAGCGGCTCGACGAGCTCGCGGCCGACCACTCGTTCCTGGACCGGCTCGACGAGCTGGCCGCCGATCTGGACAACTACCTCACCCGCCCGCTGTGGTACCAGCAGCAGCTCGACACCGGCGTGGCCATGCCCAAGGGCATCGCGTACTTCTCGATGGAATTCGGCGTCGCGAGCGTGCTGCCGAACTACTCCGGTGGCCTCGGCATCCTGGCCGGTGACCACCTCAAGTCCGCATCGGATCTGGGCCTGCCGTTGATCGCGGTGGGCCTGTACTACCGGTCCGGCTACTTCCGGCAGTCGCTGACCGCCGACGGCTGGCAGCACGAGAACTACCCGTCGCTGGATCCGCAGGGCCTGCCGCTGCGGCTGCTGACCGCCGCCGACGGCGACCCGGTGCTCATCGAGCTCGCCCTGCCCGAGGGCCGCGATCTGCGCGCGCGGGTGTGGATCGCGCAGGTGGGCCGGATTCCGTTGCTGCTGCTCGATTCCGACATCCCCGAGAACGAGCACGATCTGCGTGGCACCACCGACCGCCTGTACGGCGGTGACCAGGAGCACCGCATCAAGCAGGAGATCCTCGCCGGTATCGGCGGGGTCCGGGCGATCCGCGCGTTCACCGAGATCGAGGGCCTGCCCGCGCCCGAGGTGTTCCACATGAACGAGGGGCACGCCGGGTTCCTGGGCGCCGAGCGCATCCGTGAACTCGTGGCCGCCGGGCTGGATTTCGACACCGCGCTCGCGGTCGTGCGGTCCTCGACGGTGTTCACGACGCACACGCCGGTGCCCGCGGGCATCGACCGGTTCCCGGTCGACATGGTCAAGCGCTACTTCGGCAGCCCGCCGGGCGGGCCCGCCGATTCCCGGTTGCTGCCCGGCGTACCGCTGGACCGCGTGATCGCGTTCGGCGCCGAGGACGATCCGTCGAAGTTCAACATGGCGCACATGGGGCTGCGGCTCGCGCAGCGCGCCAACGGTGTGTCGCTGCTGCACGGCCGGGTCAGCCGGTCGATGTTCAACGAGCTGTGGCCGGGGTTCGACGCCGACGAGGTGCCGATCGGCTCGATCACCAACGGCGTGCACGCGCCCACGTGGGCCGCACCGCAGTGGCTGCGGCTGGGCCGCGAACTGATCGGTGGCGAACTCGCCGAATCGGCCCTGGAGTCCGAGGTGTGGGAACGCCTGCAGCAGGTCGAGCCCGGCCATCTGTGGTGGATCCGCTCGCAGCTGCGCGAGACGCTGATCGCCGACGTGCGCGCCCGGCTGCGTCGGTCCTGCCTCGAGCGCGGTGCCGCCGAGGCCGAACTGGGTTGGATCGCAACGGCGTTCGACCCTTCGGTGCTGACCATCGGGTTCGCGCGGCGTGTCCCGACCTACAAGCGGCTCACGCTCATGCTGCGCGACCCCGAGCGCTTGGAGAGGCTGCTGCTCGACCCCGACCGTCCGGTGCAGTTGATCGTGGCGGGCAAGTCGCACCCGGCCGACGACGGTGGTAAGGCGCTGATCCAGCAGGTGGTGCGGTTCGCCGACCGGCCCGAGGTGCGCCACCGCATCGCGTTCCTGCCTGACTACGACATGTCGATGGCGCGGCTTCTGTACTGGGGCTGCGACGTGTGGCTCAACAACCCGCTGCGCCCGCTCGAGGCGTGCGGTACGTCGGGCATGAAGAGCGCGCTCAACGGCGGGCTCAACCTGTCGATCCGCGACGGCTGGTGGGACGAGTGGTTCGACGGCGAGAACGGGTGGGAGATCCCCACCGCCGACGGACTCGACGACGCCCGCCGCGACGACCTGGAGGCAGCTGCGCTCTACGACCTGCTGGAGAACGCCGTCGCACCCAAGTTCTACGAACGCGACGAGCACGGTGTGCCGACCCGCTGGGTCGAGATGGTGCGCCACACCCTGCAGGTGCTCGGGCCCAAGGTGCTCGCGTCGCGCATGGTGCGCGACTACACCGAGAAGTACTACCTGCCCGCAGCGGAATCGTTGCGCAGGACCGTCGAGGCCGCCTCGGGTGAACCGTTCGGCGCCGCACGCGAACTCGCTGAGTTCCGCAAGCGCGTCGAGGAGGCGTGGCCCAAGGTCCAGATCACCGACGTCGACAGCTACGGGCTGCCCGACACCCCGCTGCTCGGCTGCGAGCTGACCCTGACCGCCACCGTGCAGCTCGCGGGCCTGCGACCGGACGAGGTGGTGGTGCAGGCCGTGCTGGGCCGCGTCGACGACACCGACGCGATCGTGGACCCGGTGAAGGTGCCCATGGCCCACAAGGGCCCGGACGGCAATGGGACCGACGTGTTCTCGGCCTGCACGCCGCTGCCCGTGGCCGGCCCCGTCGGCTACACCGTGCGCGTGCTGCCGCACCACCGGCTGCTGGCCGGTGACAACGAGCTGGGACTGGTGACGCTGGCGTGA
- a CDS encoding alpha-1,4-glucan--maltose-1-phosphate maltosyltransferase, translating to MAGRIGIDDVAPVVSCGRYPAKAVVGEVVPVRATVWREGHDAVSATLVVRYLGTEFPRLASGPGTTPPAVPLGTVVQPGKRVKPQILQMSKGRTPDVFHGEFTPDAVGLWTFRVDGWGDPIATWRHAVEAKLEAGQSETELNNDLLVGARLLMRAAEGVPRKLRDPLLEAAQQLRTPGDPYQRAGGALSPEVADLLLQYPLREFVTRGEVHGVWVDRPLARFSSWYEMFPRSTGGWDENGHPVHGTFATAAAALPRIARMGFNVVYLPPIHPIGKVHRKGRNNSVTAAPGDVGSPWAIGSDEGGHDAVHPDLGTIDDFDAFVAAARDAGLEVALDLALQCAPDHPWAKEHPEWFTVLPDGTIAYAENPPKKYQDIYPLNFDNDPDGLFHEVLRVVKFWISHGVKVFRVDNPHTKPPNFWAWLIAEVKNEDPDILFLSEAFTRPARLYGLAKLGFTQSYTYFTWRTAKWELTEFGEEIAKYADHARPNLWVNTPDILHESLQHGGPGMFAIRAVLASTMSSSWGVYSGYELFEHRSVREGSEEYLDSEKYELRPRDFDGALARGESLEPFLTRLNEIRRLHPALRQLRTIKFHHLDNDALLAYSKFDPVTGDTVLVVVTLNPFGPEESTLWLDMEALGMEPYDRFWVRDEITGEEYQWGQSNYVRIEPAKAVAHVLNMPLIPYEKRLDLLRRE from the coding sequence GTGGCCGGTCGTATCGGAATCGACGACGTCGCACCTGTGGTGTCGTGCGGGCGTTACCCCGCCAAAGCCGTCGTCGGTGAGGTCGTGCCGGTGCGCGCCACGGTGTGGCGCGAGGGGCACGACGCGGTCTCGGCAACCCTGGTGGTGCGCTACCTGGGCACCGAGTTCCCGCGCCTGGCCTCCGGCCCGGGCACGACGCCTCCCGCGGTTCCGCTGGGCACCGTGGTCCAGCCCGGCAAACGGGTCAAACCACAGATCCTGCAGATGTCGAAGGGGCGCACGCCTGATGTGTTCCACGGCGAGTTCACCCCCGACGCCGTCGGGTTGTGGACCTTCCGGGTGGACGGCTGGGGCGATCCCATCGCGACGTGGCGCCATGCCGTGGAGGCCAAGCTCGAGGCCGGCCAGAGCGAGACCGAGCTGAACAACGATCTGCTGGTGGGCGCGCGTCTGCTGATGCGCGCGGCCGAGGGCGTGCCGCGCAAACTGCGCGACCCCCTGCTGGAGGCCGCGCAGCAGTTGCGCACCCCCGGGGACCCCTACCAGCGGGCCGGTGGGGCACTGTCGCCCGAGGTCGCCGACCTGCTGCTGCAGTACCCGCTGCGTGAGTTCGTCACGCGCGGCGAGGTGCACGGCGTGTGGGTGGACCGTCCGCTCGCGCGGTTCAGTTCGTGGTACGAGATGTTCCCGCGTTCGACCGGCGGGTGGGACGAGAACGGCCACCCCGTGCACGGCACGTTCGCGACCGCTGCCGCGGCGCTCCCCCGCATCGCCCGTATGGGTTTCAACGTCGTCTACCTGCCGCCCATCCACCCCATCGGCAAGGTGCACCGCAAGGGCCGCAACAACTCGGTGACGGCCGCGCCCGGCGACGTCGGGTCGCCGTGGGCGATCGGCAGCGACGAGGGCGGTCACGACGCCGTGCACCCCGACCTGGGCACGATCGACGATTTCGACGCGTTCGTGGCGGCCGCGCGCGACGCCGGGCTCGAGGTGGCACTGGACCTCGCGCTGCAGTGCGCGCCGGATCATCCGTGGGCCAAGGAGCATCCCGAGTGGTTCACGGTGCTGCCCGACGGCACCATCGCCTACGCCGAGAACCCGCCCAAGAAGTACCAGGACATCTATCCGCTGAACTTCGACAACGACCCCGACGGTCTGTTCCACGAGGTGCTGCGGGTGGTCAAGTTCTGGATCTCCCACGGGGTCAAGGTGTTCCGCGTCGACAATCCGCACACCAAGCCGCCGAACTTCTGGGCGTGGCTGATCGCCGAGGTCAAGAACGAAGACCCTGACATCCTGTTCCTGTCCGAGGCGTTCACACGGCCCGCGCGGTTGTACGGCTTGGCGAAACTCGGCTTCACGCAGTCCTATACGTACTTCACGTGGCGCACCGCCAAGTGGGAGCTCACCGAGTTCGGCGAGGAGATCGCCAAGTACGCCGACCACGCACGCCCCAACCTGTGGGTCAACACCCCCGACATCCTGCACGAGTCGCTGCAGCACGGCGGGCCGGGCATGTTCGCGATCCGCGCTGTGCTCGCGTCGACCATGAGCTCGTCGTGGGGCGTGTACTCCGGCTACGAACTGTTCGAGCACCGGTCCGTGCGCGAGGGCAGCGAGGAGTACCTGGATTCGGAGAAGTACGAACTGCGGCCGCGCGACTTCGACGGCGCGCTCGCCAGAGGCGAATCCCTTGAGCCGTTCCTCACCCGGCTCAACGAGATCCGGCGGCTGCACCCCGCGCTGCGCCAGTTGCGCACCATCAAGTTCCACCACCTCGACAACGACGCGCTGCTGGCCTACAGCAAGTTCGACCCGGTCACCGGTGACACCGTGCTGGTGGTTGTGACGCTCAACCCGTTCGGGCCCGAGGAGTCCACTTTGTGGTTGGACATGGAGGCACTGGGTATGGAGCCCTATGACCGGTTCTGGGTCCGCGACGAGATCACGGGTGAGGAATATCAGTGGGGACAGTCCAATTACGTGCGCATCGAACCCGCCAAGGCGGTGGCGCATGTGCTGAACATGCCACTCATACCGTACGAGAAACGACTCGACTTGCTACGCAGGGAATGA
- the glgB gene encoding 1,4-alpha-glucan branching protein GlgB: MTRSSNQLTDAHLRPDPSDIHRLLAGEHHDPHSVLGAHEYPGHTVIRAFRPHAVKVTAVIGGERHVMQHLESGLFAVAVPFTNLIDYRLEIDYPGVGDAVVTHTTADAYRFLPTLGELDLHLFAEGRHERLWEILGAHRRTFTTADGPVSGVSFAVWAPNAKGVSLIGEFNHWGGNDAPMRVLGSSGVWELFWPGFPPDGLYKFRVHGADGSVTDRADPMAFATEVPPHTASRVTESTYEWHDEDWMTRRASLNPVFEPMSTLEVHLLSWRPGLTYRQLATELTEYVVEQGFTHVEMLPVAEHPFGGSWGYQVTSYYAPTSRLGTPDDFRYLVDALHQAGIGVIVDWVPAHFPKDAWALGRFDGTALYEHSDPRRGEQLDWGTYVFDFGRPEVRNFLVANALYWLQEFHIDGLRVDAVASMLYLDYSRPEGGWTPNQYGGRENLEAVQFLQEMNATVHKVAPGIVTVAEESTSWPGVTRPTNLGGLGFSMKWNMGWMNDTLAYISRDPIYRSYHHHEMTFSMLYAYSENYVLPISHDEVVHGKGTLWSRMPGGDHEKAAGLRSLLAYQWAHPGKQLLFMGQEFGQRAEWSEERGLDWYQLDEQSFSTGVQNLVRDLNAIYRSRPALWSRDTSPEGYSWIDANDSANNVLSFLRFGNDGSMLACVINFAGSEHSQYRLGLPHAGTWREVLNTDADIYNGSGIGNYGAVEATDEPWHGRPASAVMVLPPLSMLWFEPA, from the coding sequence ATGACGAGAAGCAGCAATCAACTCACCGACGCACATCTGCGGCCGGACCCGTCCGACATCCATCGCCTGCTGGCCGGTGAGCACCACGACCCGCATTCCGTGCTCGGTGCGCACGAGTACCCCGGCCACACCGTGATCCGTGCCTTCCGTCCGCACGCGGTCAAGGTCACCGCGGTCATCGGCGGTGAGCGCCACGTGATGCAGCATCTGGAATCCGGGTTGTTCGCGGTCGCGGTGCCGTTCACCAACCTCATCGACTACCGCCTGGAGATCGACTACCCCGGCGTCGGCGACGCCGTCGTCACACACACCACGGCCGACGCCTACCGGTTCCTGCCGACGCTGGGCGAGCTCGACCTGCACCTGTTCGCCGAGGGCCGCCACGAGCGGCTGTGGGAGATCCTCGGCGCGCACCGGCGCACCTTCACCACGGCCGACGGCCCGGTGTCGGGGGTGTCGTTCGCGGTGTGGGCGCCCAACGCCAAGGGCGTCAGCCTGATCGGCGAGTTCAACCACTGGGGCGGCAACGACGCCCCCATGCGCGTGCTCGGGTCCTCGGGTGTCTGGGAGCTGTTCTGGCCGGGCTTCCCGCCCGACGGGCTGTACAAGTTCCGCGTGCACGGCGCCGACGGTTCGGTGACCGACCGTGCCGACCCGATGGCGTTCGCCACCGAGGTCCCGCCGCACACCGCATCGCGGGTCACCGAGAGCACCTACGAGTGGCACGACGAGGACTGGATGACGCGCCGCGCGAGCCTCAACCCAGTCTTCGAGCCGATGAGCACCCTCGAGGTGCACCTGCTGTCGTGGCGGCCCGGGCTCACCTACCGCCAACTCGCCACCGAGCTCACCGAATACGTTGTGGAACAGGGTTTCACGCACGTCGAGATGCTGCCGGTCGCCGAGCATCCGTTCGGCGGGTCGTGGGGCTACCAGGTCACGTCGTACTACGCCCCCACGTCGCGCCTGGGGACGCCCGACGATTTCCGGTATCTGGTCGACGCGCTGCACCAGGCGGGGATCGGCGTCATCGTCGACTGGGTGCCCGCGCACTTCCCCAAGGACGCCTGGGCGCTCGGACGGTTCGACGGGACCGCGCTCTACGAGCATTCCGACCCGCGCCGCGGCGAGCAACTCGACTGGGGCACCTACGTTTTCGACTTCGGCAGGCCCGAGGTCCGCAACTTCCTGGTGGCCAACGCACTGTACTGGCTGCAGGAGTTCCACATCGACGGCCTGCGGGTCGACGCCGTGGCATCCATGCTGTACCTGGACTATTCACGCCCCGAAGGCGGGTGGACACCCAACCAGTACGGCGGCCGCGAGAACCTCGAGGCCGTGCAGTTCCTGCAGGAGATGAACGCCACGGTGCACAAGGTGGCGCCCGGCATCGTGACCGTGGCCGAGGAGTCCACGTCGTGGCCCGGCGTCACCAGGCCGACCAACCTTGGCGGCCTTGGCTTCTCGATGAAGTGGAACATGGGCTGGATGAACGACACGCTGGCCTACATCAGCCGTGACCCCATCTACCGCAGCTACCACCACCACGAGATGACGTTCTCGATGCTGTACGCCTACAGCGAGAACTACGTGCTGCCCATCAGCCACGACGAGGTGGTGCACGGCAAGGGCACGCTGTGGAGCCGCATGCCCGGCGGCGACCACGAGAAGGCCGCGGGCCTGCGCAGCCTGCTGGCCTACCAGTGGGCGCATCCCGGCAAGCAACTGCTGTTCATGGGCCAGGAGTTCGGCCAGCGCGCCGAGTGGTCCGAGGAACGCGGGCTGGACTGGTACCAACTCGACGAGCAGAGCTTCTCCACCGGCGTGCAGAACCTGGTGCGCGACCTCAACGCCATCTACCGCAGCCGACCCGCCCTGTGGAGCCGCGACACCAGCCCCGAGGGCTACTCGTGGATCGACGCCAACGACTCGGCCAACAACGTGCTGAGCTTTTTGCGCTTCGGCAACGACGGTTCGATGCTCGCGTGCGTCATCAACTTCGCGGGCTCCGAGCACAGCCAGTACCGGCTGGGCCTGCCCCACGCCGGCACGTGGCGTGAGGTGCTCAACACCGACGCCGACATCTACAACGGCTCGGGCATCGGCAACTACGGTGCCGTCGAGGCCACCGACGAACCCTGGCACGGCAGGCCGGCCTCGGCCGTCATGGTGCTGCCGCCGCTGTCGATGCTCTGGTTCGAGCCGGCTTAG
- a CDS encoding tetratricopeptide repeat protein, whose protein sequence is MTRPRPSIGPALAGAVDLSALKRPAASGEAAPAPGGPNVTEVTEANFEAEVLVRSGQVPVVVVLWSPRSDASAQLTETFADLASADGGKWSLAAVNVDTTPRIAQMFGIQAVPTVVALAGGQPIASFQGPQPPEQLRRWVDSLLEATAGKLSGSGEEAEQVDPALAQARAHLDQGNFDEALKAYEAILEAQPNHPEAKGAVRQIGFLQRATAQRPDAVEVADAAPDDIEAAFAAADVEILAQQVSAAFDRLIALIKRTAGDDRTKVRTRLIELFELFDPADPEVIAGRRNLANALY, encoded by the coding sequence GTGACTCGTCCACGTCCTTCCATCGGTCCGGCGCTGGCCGGTGCTGTTGACCTCTCGGCACTCAAGCGGCCTGCCGCGAGCGGCGAGGCGGCTCCCGCCCCCGGCGGCCCGAACGTCACAGAGGTCACCGAAGCGAATTTCGAAGCAGAAGTCCTCGTCCGCTCCGGGCAGGTCCCGGTCGTGGTGGTGCTGTGGTCGCCGCGCAGTGACGCCAGTGCCCAGCTCACCGAGACCTTCGCGGATCTGGCATCCGCCGACGGCGGCAAGTGGTCGCTGGCCGCGGTGAACGTCGACACCACGCCGCGCATCGCGCAGATGTTCGGTATCCAGGCAGTGCCGACGGTCGTCGCGCTCGCCGGTGGCCAGCCCATCGCGAGCTTCCAGGGCCCGCAACCGCCCGAACAGCTCCGCCGCTGGGTCGACTCGCTGCTCGAGGCGACGGCAGGCAAGCTGTCCGGCAGCGGAGAAGAGGCCGAGCAGGTCGATCCCGCGCTCGCCCAGGCGCGTGCCCACCTCGACCAGGGCAACTTCGACGAGGCGCTCAAGGCCTACGAGGCGATCCTCGAAGCCCAGCCCAATCACCCCGAGGCCAAGGGCGCCGTCCGCCAGATCGGTTTCCTGCAGCGCGCCACCGCGCAGCGGCCCGACGCGGTCGAGGTGGCCGACGCGGCACCCGACGACATCGAGGCGGCTTTCGCGGCGGCCGACGTCGAGATCCTCGCGCAGCAGGTCAGTGCGGCCTTCGACCGGCTCATCGCGCTCATCAAGCGCACGGCGGGCGATGACCGCACCAAGGTGCGCACGCGGCTCATCGAGCTCTTCGAGCTGTTCGACCCGGCAGATCCCGAGGTGATCGCCGGGCGCCGCAATCTCGCCAACGCCCTGTACTAA
- a CDS encoding DUF3817 domain-containing protein yields the protein MALMTSSFDLRSIPGWFRLIGLAEAVSWAGLLVGMYFKYLGSPRTEIGVKVFGPVHGGVFVAFLAVAVLVGLAFKWSVVTWGLALLASIVPLGSVIFIMWADRTGKIGTPAAAAIGVQPGGPAPETT from the coding sequence ATGGCGCTCATGACGAGTTCTTTCGACTTGCGCTCGATCCCCGGCTGGTTTCGTCTCATCGGCCTCGCCGAGGCCGTCAGCTGGGCAGGCCTGCTGGTCGGGATGTATTTCAAGTACCTGGGCTCACCGCGCACCGAGATCGGGGTGAAGGTTTTCGGCCCCGTCCACGGCGGTGTGTTCGTGGCTTTCCTGGCTGTCGCGGTCCTCGTCGGCCTCGCTTTCAAATGGTCGGTCGTCACGTGGGGTCTGGCGTTGCTGGCGAGCATCGTGCCACTGGGCAGTGTGATCTTCATCATGTGGGCCGACCGCACCGGCAAGATCGGAACCCCCGCGGCCGCGGCGATCGGTGTGCAACCGGGCGGCCCCGCACCGGAAACGACGTGA
- a CDS encoding acetyl-CoA C-acetyltransferase — protein MTTSVIVAGARTPVGKLMGSLKDFSGTDLGAIAIRAALEKANVPASMVEYVIMGQVLTAGAGQMPARQAAVAAGIPWDVAALSINKMCLSGIDAIALADQLIRAGEFDVIVAGGQESMSQAPHLLPKSREGYKYGDATLVDHLAYDGLHDVFTDQPMGALTEQRNDVDKFTRAEQDEYAAQSHQKAAAAWKDGVFADEVVPVSIPQRKGDPIEFAEDEGIRANTTAESLAGLKPAFRKDGTITAGSASQISDGAAAVIVMNKAKAEELGLTWLAEIGAHGVVAGPDSTLQSQPANAIKKAITREGITVDQLDVIEINEAFAAVALASTKELGVDPAKVNVNGGAIAIGHPIGMSGARIALHAALELARRGSGYAVAALCGAGGQGDALVLRR, from the coding sequence ATGACCACGTCGGTGATCGTTGCTGGAGCGCGTACACCAGTCGGTAAGTTGATGGGTTCGCTCAAGGATTTCTCCGGCACCGATCTTGGCGCCATCGCGATCCGCGCGGCTCTCGAAAAGGCCAACGTACCTGCATCGATGGTGGAGTACGTGATCATGGGTCAGGTGCTCACGGCGGGCGCGGGCCAGATGCCCGCGCGTCAGGCCGCGGTGGCCGCCGGTATCCCGTGGGATGTCGCTGCGCTGAGCATCAACAAGATGTGCCTGTCGGGCATCGACGCGATCGCACTCGCCGACCAGTTGATCCGCGCTGGTGAATTCGACGTCATCGTCGCAGGTGGCCAGGAATCGATGAGCCAGGCCCCGCACCTGTTGCCCAAGAGCCGCGAGGGCTACAAGTACGGCGACGCCACCCTGGTCGATCACCTCGCCTACGACGGTCTGCACGACGTGTTCACCGATCAGCCCATGGGTGCGCTCACCGAGCAGCGCAACGATGTCGACAAGTTCACGCGCGCCGAGCAGGACGAGTACGCCGCGCAGTCGCACCAGAAGGCCGCCGCGGCGTGGAAGGACGGCGTCTTCGCCGACGAGGTCGTTCCGGTGTCCATCCCGCAGCGCAAGGGTGACCCGATCGAGTTCGCCGAGGACGAGGGCATCCGCGCCAACACCACCGCCGAGTCGCTCGCGGGGCTGAAGCCCGCGTTCCGCAAGGACGGCACCATCACGGCCGGTTCGGCGTCGCAGATCTCCGACGGGGCTGCCGCCGTGATCGTGATGAACAAGGCCAAGGCCGAGGAGCTGGGTCTGACCTGGCTCGCCGAGATCGGCGCGCACGGCGTCGTCGCCGGCCCCGACTCGACGCTGCAGTCGCAGCCGGCCAACGCGATCAAGAAGGCCATCACGCGCGAGGGCATCACGGTCGATCAGCTCGATGTCATCGAGATCAACGAGGCGTTCGCGGCCGTCGCGCTCGCCTCGACCAAGGAACTCGGCGTCGACCCGGCCAAGGTGAACGTCAACGGTGGCGCCATCGCCATCGGCCACCCGATCGGCATGTCCGGTGCGCGCATCGCGCTGCACGCCGCGCTCGAGCTCGCGCGCCGCGGTTCCGGGTACGCGGTCGCGGCCCTGTGCGGTGCCGGCGGTCAGGGCGACGCCCTGGTCCTGCGTCGCTGA
- the mce gene encoding methylmalonyl-CoA epimerase: MTTEHVDARPALASALVTAIDHVGIAVPDLDAAAKWYHDHLGMIVLHEEINEEQGVREAMLSVRGAPKGSAQIQLLAPIDEKSTIAKFIDTRGPGLQQLAYRTSDIDALSDRLRADGVRLLYDAPKRGTANSRINFIHPKDAGGVLIELVEPSPEEH; encoded by the coding sequence ATGACCACGGAGCACGTTGACGCCCGTCCGGCGCTGGCCAGCGCACTGGTGACCGCAATCGACCATGTCGGCATCGCGGTGCCGGACCTCGACGCAGCGGCCAAGTGGTACCACGATCACCTCGGCATGATCGTGCTGCACGAGGAGATCAACGAGGAGCAGGGCGTGCGTGAGGCCATGCTGTCGGTCCGCGGCGCGCCCAAGGGCAGCGCGCAGATCCAGTTGCTCGCCCCGATCGACGAGAAATCGACGATCGCCAAGTTCATCGACACCCGCGGCCCGGGCCTGCAGCAGCTCGCCTACCGCACCAGCGACATCGACGCCCTGTCCGACCGCCTGCGCGCCGACGGCGTGCGTCTGCTGTACGACGCACCCAAGCGTGGCACCGCGAACTCGCGCATCAACTTCATCCACCCCAAGGATGCC